A single window of Pseudarthrobacter defluvii DNA harbors:
- a CDS encoding glycosyltransferase family 2 protein, with protein sequence MAIDVLLPYYGDVDLMKLAAQSVMSQQFEDWRLIVVDDGYPSPEPQRWFESMSDPRVTYQKNETNLGANGNYRKALELAEAPIVVVMGADDIMLPNYLDVVAKAFDAYPEASVVQPGVQVIDEKGRACSPLVDVVKRIYAPSTKSTVLLQGEKMATSLVRADWAYFPSLAWRTDVIRRIGFTEGLHVVQDLALLLDIAAEGGSMVVDPTLSFLYRRHSASDSSVKALDGRRFDEERAFFEGQARRFRQLGWSGTARAASFHTTSRLNAATLVARSLMIGKTDSLPRLLKHVVS encoded by the coding sequence ATGGCCATTGATGTATTGCTCCCCTACTATGGGGACGTCGACCTGATGAAACTTGCGGCCCAAAGCGTCATGAGCCAGCAGTTCGAGGATTGGCGCCTCATAGTGGTCGACGACGGGTACCCGAGCCCGGAACCCCAGCGCTGGTTCGAGTCCATGTCGGATCCCCGGGTGACCTACCAAAAAAACGAAACGAACCTTGGTGCCAACGGCAATTACCGCAAGGCGCTGGAGCTGGCCGAGGCGCCTATTGTGGTCGTTATGGGGGCGGACGACATCATGCTGCCGAACTACCTGGATGTTGTCGCTAAGGCGTTTGACGCGTACCCGGAAGCCAGCGTCGTGCAGCCCGGTGTGCAGGTCATCGACGAAAAGGGCCGTGCGTGTTCGCCGCTGGTTGACGTCGTGAAAAGGATTTATGCCCCGTCGACCAAATCCACCGTTCTCCTCCAGGGGGAGAAGATGGCCACCAGCCTGGTTCGTGCTGACTGGGCATATTTCCCGTCCCTTGCGTGGCGGACAGACGTCATTCGGCGCATCGGCTTCACAGAGGGCCTGCATGTGGTCCAGGACCTTGCGCTGCTGTTGGACATCGCCGCCGAGGGCGGCTCCATGGTGGTGGATCCGACGCTGTCATTCCTCTACCGCCGGCATTCCGCATCGGATTCGTCGGTTAAGGCCCTCGATGGACGCCGGTTCGACGAAGAGCGGGCATTCTTTGAAGGACAGGCACGGCGTTTCCGCCAGCTCGGCTGGAGTGGGACGGCCCGGGCTGCATCCTTCCACACAACGTCACGCTTGAACGCGGCCACCCTCGTCGCCCGTTCACTGATGATTGGAAAGACCGATTCACTGCCGAGGCTGCTGAAGCACGTGGTCTCCTGA